TCTCGACGCCTTGCTGGTGAACAATTTGACCAAAGAGTTTTGCAAGCTTTTGTCGGAAACGGAGCTCATTGTGGCGGAGACCGCGCACTGGCACTCGATGGCCAACATTTGCCAGCTGCTGCGGTACGAATACGAGACGGGGGTACCGGTTCGACAAAAGAAGATTGCAAAGTGGCCACGAACTTCGAATTTTTATTTGTACTGGCGCATTACGCAGGACTGTTTGACCGGAGAGCCGGACGATGGGAACCTAGGAAAGATCAACACAGAGTCTCTGAGCTTTGCCAACTACGCCGTCGTAGAGCGCGACATGAACAGGATTCCGCTGTCCGAATTTACGGCAGTTGAAAAGAAATTTTTGTACGACTACAAAAGCAATCCCACGTTGTTCGATACGTGCCTCACGGAAATTGACAAAAGACTTCTCGCCAGTTACGACCTTGAGCCCGAGTACGTGTGCACGAACGTTGGCATATCGCCCGAGCACTGGAAGGATTTTATTAGCTTGAAGGCGGGAGATGCACAATCTGCCGCGCGCCAACATTTCTATGTCTTGAGCGACGATCAGTTTCTTCTGCACGTGTGCGCCTTAATATGAAGTGctgtgtgcggggagggggggtgcTAATGCCGATGGAGTCGATGGCATAGCGACACGTACGGCGCATCTCAAAAAAAAAGGGGCAAGAACGTCATACTGTGCAGAATGTGTGTACTACGATGCGACGAGAGGGgggaaaagaacttttttttttctttattctgccGTTCCAGATTTCGCATTCTGGATCAAAGCGCACGTCTTTGTGCGGTCGTTGGGGTCGTCGAAGAGCTGTTGGCGTCGCTTTGCTTCGTTAGGGGTTTTCGCGGTCGTCGAGAAGGGGCCTGCACTCGAAGAAAATGCGCCGGGTTGTGGGGGTCAATCACTTTTCGTCTCATTCAGTTCGCGATAGCAGTATTTGACCAGAAAGTCGCGTTTCAGCACCGCCTTCATGACGTCGTTGATGAGGAAGAAGATGAGCACTCGGAGAGCTAAGCACGCGAAAAAGTAGAAGTTCACGTTGATTGCTACGGTGTGCACGAAGAGTATTCTCAGAACGTAGATGATGAAGAAGCAAATCAAAATGAACAAGTGGAGCACGAACATGAGGTCAGATTTTTCCAGCAGATGATAAATAAGTGGGATGAATGCGAACATGGTGGCCAGATCGGCGGTAGATGGATATGACTTCATAAGGCCGGAAAAGCACAAGAGAATCCACCAGGCGACGAATGGGTATTTTCTTTTTTTGAGCAAGGAGGTGTCAGTTTTTCGGCGCGATGGTATTGCTGAGTGTGGTTCGATTTTTCTTACCTAAATTTCAGAGTGATGGGTATCATATAGAACAGGATTTGGAACTGACAAACGAATAGAAAGAAGTTTCTGAAGTTTGGGAAAATCAGACCAAAAAAGTACCAATTGATGCCGATGTTCGGTTGTATATCCTCTACTTTGAAGATGAATCCGAAGTAGGATTGGAGGAACTTCCATCCGACAGCGGAAATGTCGGAAATTGGTTTGGCGCCGTCATTCaaaaaataaaatgacaaaatCAGCCAAAGCTGCAGGAAAGATACGACCGAGACGACGACGGTCATGAACCCGTATCGATTGCTATTGGTGTCGCTGGTTAATAGCAGACAGCTGGGTGGAATCAGAACGACCAGGTGCGGGTCGACGAAGATGCAAAGCGCTAGCAAGAGCGTTGAAAGAAATTTGTAATTCAACAGCAACAAGAGCGCCAACAGGAAAACGGCCGTATTTTCAATGGTTTGAGTCGACTTTGCGACGCATGAAAGTACGGCAAAGGGATTGAGTGCATATCCCAAAGAGATAATTTGAGGTAGATGAGAATAGATTTGTCGTTGCAGAAACTCTCTTAGGCGACTGCGAGACACGTCGAGGTTCGCGGCGCTTTGCGTCATTTTTTCATGCTTGGCATAGTGGATGAGTGAAGTTTCTGGCGAAGTTTCATGCGAGAACTTTCGTTTGTAGGCATTTGGAAGGCAGAAAAGAAGAACGACAGAAAAGATGTCAAGAATAATAAAAATATGCGAAGTTAGAAATTGGAACGAATCAAGGCGAGACAGTTGCTGGAATAGACAAAGGTAGAAGGGAGAATCGTGATAGTATCCGACGTCGTATGGATGGATTCCCTTGCTTTTAAGCCAAAGCGCCTCCTCTACTAGAATGAAAAAAGAGTGTCGAATGTGTGTATCATGATTTGTGTAATATATGAGTACATTGTGTTGTTGCCATTTAGAAAAGCGCCAATTGTTAGTGATTTTTTCTCTGCTTTTTTCTACTGTGCATTTAAGGTAAACTGAACTTACATCGTTTGAAGCTGTTGACTGGTGTTACGACTTCATAAGTGCTTTGCCAATCGTTCTGATAACAGTTTTTGATGAAGTAGCGGAATCCGATGCTCAACGCAATGATAAAGGTTAAATGAAGTAGAGGTAGTGAAGCAGGCCGATACATCGCATAAATGCATAGGCGGGGAATGCATTTGAGGGCAaatttgtgtttaaaaaaaaattggcaatCCAGTTTTTTTCTTAGAAGGGCGTTGTTGACTTGATCCGCCTCTGGCTCTTGCAAAATTTAGACACGATCACGCGAGGCTGACTCGGTTCTAGACGTTTGCCTTTTATCAAAGTTCATTCGCCGACGCGGGGCACAGCTCGAAAAAGGTGTGCTCTACCTCGCGAGCGCGATTGAGAGCAGCTTGTGCGAACTGTATCGTCTGGAAGACGCGCTGACCCAACCGAACGCGCCAGGTTTGATACAGTGCGTGTTGCCGAAAGGGGATCGCCTGTCTCTCAACTCATGCGATACTGAGAGATCGCCATGACGCTTAAGTTCGTCAATTGAAAATTAAGTGAAGATTCGCGCGATCCTTAGAAAGCTTGGAAAAACGCGGAATCGCTGTGTATGGTACCCGAAGTTGAAGTGACAGAAAGTCACTAGGAAAGACCCGAGGCAAGAAGCGGACCAAATTGTGAAATACAAACAGCTCGTCTGTTACGATTTTTGGCCTTTCGGTCACGGACGTTTTCCGTGCGTATCAAAAAATGCGTAGACACCAATGATCGCCATTTTCTtggacttttaaaaaaaaatcatttcattactcGAGAGGTATATGTTCTCCAGGTCAGTCTACTGCTCGTCAGAGGTTCGGGCGCATGTTATGGTGATAGTTGATTGACTTGTAGCTGGATATTGGAAAGGTTTTTGCACGAATTTTGCTATGTTATGGAGGGTCATTTGAGACCGattgcttccctctgttgagctGCTTTGCACAGAattgttgaaattaaaaaaaaaaaataggtaaagtTGCTCCATTTCTAATTTTATCGTAAAAAATTGGCGTCGATGTATTATCGTAACCAggataaaaaaattcaatgatttttTTTCGGTGAAACGTATAGACATTCTTCTAGCTCGTAGTTATCGATTGATGTAATAGATTGCTGGATCTGGCCCAGGATTTCATCTACAGAGCGATCATGGTTTGTGTGCTGAAGTTTTTGTTGATCTTGTTTTATCTTGTTGCACAGAATATCGATTTTGACAGCATCTAAGCTGACCAATCGATCTTGGTTACAACGTCTTCTGAAGCACCTAGACTTCTGCCTACTACAGGGGACATAGAGAGTGTTTGTTTAGTCGCTGTGTCTTTACGTCAACGGTTTTTTTTTATCCATACGTTTTTTTGAAGCTAAATTTGTCCACGTCGATGGAGGGGAGCGCAAGAGAGCTCTTGTGAGAATAAGATAGGCCAGACATATTTGTTCAAATTGAGTTAGAGGAGTCAACTTTGGTGATGTCGCAAGAACGGAATTGATCGGTGGACTGAGGCATTGCAAATAGACGTTATCGGCTTACGCTGTTGTTTTTTTTTGAAGATGAGTCAACAGTCAAATTTTAGCGTCCACAAAACGCGCAAAGAATTTACGGTTTTCCAAATGTGTGATTATTGCCGTTTGAAAAAAGTTGGTGAAAAGACCAGAATTGTTTTTGTATTACAAAATTGAAAACCTGTTAAATCGAGCAACTAAAGATTTTTGTAGGACTTTTCGAGAAAAGCCGCCAGTAAGTTTGGTTGACCTGCTTAAAATGAATTTGACAGGTGCGCAGGTGGTTTGCTGGTATTGCGAGTTGATGTATGATTGAATGATTTTTACAAAAACGTAGATCTTCTCACACGCCTGAACATGTGCGTTTTGTGTATATTTAGTATAGGTGTCTGCTGATGTACGGAAATTTTTTACATTAACAGGATAGAAGTggtttaaatgaaattatttgcaattttttcagtttgtcGTCTAATAGTTCGCTCTATAACGAAGCACGCGTGATGGTTCTCTCGTTTCATGGTATGACTTAGACGTCTGCTTgtgttgtttttcaatttcttaatGCGAATTCTGCCTAACACTTGAGAGGTCAGCTTTTTTTACGATATGAGTTGTGTGCTCGAGTAATTTGTATCAAGTACTCGAGCTAGAACGAAGAGTTTATCGCCTGGTATCATCAACAGTTTTCTCGAAAACCTTTACTAGGAGCGGGTATCGCGAATTGGGCATTGGATTGAAGAGCATCTGAAAATGCAAGCTGACAAAAGAAGAAACGCTAGAAAGCTCGCATCGCTCAATGGCGACGAGGGGAAGATAGACCAGGCAAGGAGTGGGGCCGAATCGAAGCCAATTAGTTTTTCTAGCATACATAGAAGATGTAAAACCAATGGCAGGTACAATTTGGACATAGGAGGGGTAAATGCGTGGTTTGACAGAGTTTGAGTTTCGCGTAATGCAATTTTTTCGACGTGAAATACATATCTGTGCAGGTCCGGTTGGAGCGTGTGAAACTTGAAATTGCACATTATTTGTATGAGCAGAGGGCGAGGCCGTTATTTTTTTTAGCAGcgtttttgtaatttttgtggTTTGACATGAGGGCGCGATGAAGGTTTGAATGAAGTGATTAACGCGAACGATAGTCTCAACTGCTATAGGGCGGGTGCGTCTATGCTGAGTAGAGACTGTGGGCGTGACCTGGACGAGCATTCTCGAGTACAGAGATTCGAATCTTTGTTGCACCGAGAGAATGTAGACATGCATGCGCTGCGCGTACTGAGCTGGAATGGCATACCTGAGAAGTACCGAGGCTTGGTGTGGAGgatgctgcttgaatactgcccgcCGAATGCGTTGAGGCGTGAGGTGGTATTGTCCAAAAAGCGCGAGGAATATCGAGAGTTTTGTTTAAGGTATTATGTGAACATGTCTACAAACACGTTGAGACAAGATTGGCTAGAAAGTGCCAGTTATCACGACAAAATATTTGTACACCAAATCAAAATTGACGTTCCTAGAACGTTGCCTCACAATTCGTTGTTTTCAGATTTGCGAATTCAGGGCGCACTGGAAAGAGTGTTGACCTTGTGGTCTCTGAGACACCCGGCAAGTGGATACGTCCAGGGAATCAACGACTTGGTGACACCTTTTTTTATTGTGTTCTTGAGGGAATTCACAATCAAGAACGAAAAGAAAGACGATCAAGATAAAGAATGCTATTTGGAAGAGGAAGACAAATGCATATCTCCTGCAGTTCAGTCGTCTTGCACGGAAAAAGAAGAATGTTGTACCAGGTCAACTccgaagaaaaatgaaaatttagaTATTGACTTTAGTCTGATTTCAGACCAAGATCTCGCTATCATTGAAGCGGACGTATATTGGTCTATGAGTATGTTCATCCAGTCTATTCAAGACAATTACATTTTTGCACAGCCTGGCATTCGACGTATGCTCAAAGACCTCGAAAAATTGGTATCTAGGATTGACGCACCTCTATTTGTTCATTTGCAAGCCGAAGGTATTAACTTTGTTCAATTTGCCTTTCGGTGGATGAATTGTCTCCTGATGCGAGAACTCCCGATGAGTATTGTTATCCGACTTTGGGATACTTATATTTCCGAAGGTCGTCAGTTCTCCTCTTTGCACACCTATTTTTGTGCTTCGTTATTGATTTCCTTCAGCAAGGAATTGAGAGAAAGCGACTTCCAAAACCTGATGATGTTCCTCCACCACCTGCCAACCGAAGACTGGACGATAGAGTCAATAGAGCCTCTCATTTCTCAGGCATACATGTGGCAAACATACTATAACAATTCCCCTTCCCATCTCAAAAccttgtaacaaaaaaaaaacgcaatttttTTAGTGACAAAGGAGAAACgtcaattttttttgttatatagaTTAACTATTTTTCGCGTTTCCTTCCAGTTTCAGCCAATTAAAATCCGTCCTGAATCCTCAAATCGGTAACCGCTTCATCGCTTCTCTTCAAccatccttcttttttttttaccacacaACACCTCTGAACATGGTACATCCCGTTCGCATGCTTTTTATGTGGCTTTTTCTCGTCGTCTTCACGAAAATttacctttgtttttttttaaccttGATTGAAGCTCGTTTTGATTGCGGGCGATTTGCACATCCCCCATCGCACCTCCTGCATTCCGGCTCAGTTCAGAAAGCTACTGGTAGGTCCTTGTTCTCAACCTCCATTTTTTCCTCGCTTTTTTTATCTGACTCGCCGGTTTTTAGGCACCCAATAAGGTTCAGCACACACTCATCACTGGAAACCTTTGCCTGAAAGAACAATACGAATACTTCTTCAGCCTGTGCAACGATGTCCATGTTGTCAAGGGTGATTTCGACGAGGTACCTTTCCCCTTTTGGACGCCATTTTTATATTCTCGCGCGGCCGAGCTAATAACGCGCCTTTGAAGGAAAACTATCCGACTGAAAAAGTCATAAATATAGGAGGATACAAAATTGGGCTTATCCACGGACATCAAGTACGAGATTtctatatcaaaaaaaaaaaaccactcaaaGCCTAAACTCGCCGTCCTTTCTCTAAGATCGTCCCATTTGGAGACAAAGAGGCGTTCCTGGCCGTTCAGCGACGACTTGATACGGACATTCTGGTCTCTGGACATACCCACCAGGTGCGTGGATAAAAAAAGTATAAAACCTCTTTAAAGTCTCACTCACAACACTCTGTAGATGAGCTCCTGGGAAGACCAAGGTAAACTGTTCCTTAATCCGGGAAGTATAACCGGTGCATATACAGGATTCACTGCGTACGTTATTCGTCTGGAATCGAATTTGAAACACCTTTTTTtgctaaacctttttttttttagtcaggtCGTCCCCAGCTTCATGTTGCTAGATATCACTGAAAGCGGGATTTGCGTGTACATGTACGAGTTGAAGGAAAATATGAGTATTAACAGAATTTATTTTGGAGGCCCTTCCACAAAACCGTCCTCCTCTCTGGACACGCCGAATGAAGAAAAATGCGAGGACTAAACTTTTACAAATTACCTCTCGCTTAATAAATACACGTTTTTTACTGTATTCGATATAAACTTAACTTTTCACTACGGGTTCCACCATGAGAACGCTGCTGCCTGCATGCAAATGTTAGCACTAAGCGACGGAAGTATCGAAGTTCGCTATAGACGCATAAAAATGCGAAACTTACCCCGTATAAATGTGCTCCCCATTTGATTTCTTTCTGTGCTTGACACCTCTTCCACTGCGTTATCTAAAACCAAATTGAGGTATTGGTCATATCCTCTTAAGATGCCTGTGACCTGGCGCCCTCCATTAATCTTGACTAAATGTGTACCAAAAACTCAGTCAAAACAATAGATCAAGCAACGTGTATTATTTGTCCTTTCCCTTCTTACCTAAAAGTCGCTTCTCCATGAACCTACAACCGATTTTTGGTTCCAAAAAAATAAGTCAGTCAATACCATAAGAGGTATAAAGGACATTTCGAACCGTCCTACCTACTTTTTGAGATCCGGTCCTCCGACCTTGTTCATGTTTTATAGAAAAACGGTTTTCAGTTTCTTTGGTTCGGCAACAGAAAACAAAAGACTTTTTTTCTTCTCGCTTATAAAATAACCCCTAAGACTATCGTGGCCTCTTCAGGTTCAAGATCGCAAAATAGTCTTGCGCCGATGATTAACTCGGAATTTCTCTATTATCAGGGATATGAATGGGCACATTTTGCGCAGACCCAAATAAAAGGAG
Above is a genomic segment from Schistocerca gregaria isolate iqSchGreg1 unplaced genomic scaffold, iqSchGreg1.2 ptg000659l, whole genome shotgun sequence containing:
- the LOC126318208 gene encoding phosphatidylinositol glycan anchor biosynthesis class U protein-like, producing MYRPASLPLLHLTFIIALSIGFRYFIKNCYQNDWQSTYEVVTPVNSFKRLEEALWLKSKGIHPYDVGYYHDSPFYLCLFQQLSRLDSFQFLTSHIFIILDIFSVVLLFCLPNAYKRKFSHETSPETSLIHYAKHEKMTQSAANLDVSRSRLREFLQRQIYSHLPQIISLGYALNPFAVLSCVAKSTQTIENTAVFLLALLLLLNYKFLSTLLLALCIFVDPHLVVLIPPSCLLLTSDTNSNRYGFMTVVVSVVSFLQLWLILSFYFLNDGAKPISDISAVGWKFLQSYFGFIFKVEDIQPNIGINWYFFGLIFPNFRNFFLFVCQFQILFYMIPITLKFRKYPFVAWWILLCFSGLMKSYPSTADLATMFAFIPLIYHLLEKSDLMFVLHLFILICFFIIYVLRILFVHTVAINVNFYFFACLALRVLIFFLINDVMKAVLKRDFLVKYCYRELNETKSD
- the LOC126318209 gene encoding uncharacterized protein LOC126318209 isoform X1, coding for MQADKRRNARKLASLNGDEGKIDQARSGAESKPISFSSIHRRCKTNGSLNCYRAGASMLSRDCGRDLDEHSRVQRFESLLHRENVDMHALRVLSWNGIPEKYRGLVWRMLLEYCPPNALRREVVLSKKREEYREFCLRYYVNMSTNTLRQDWLESASYHDKIFVHQIKIDVPRTLPHNSLFSDLRIQGALERVLTLWSLRHPASGYVQGINDLVTPFFIVFLREFTIKNEKKDDQDKECYLEEEDKCISPAVQSSCTEKEECCTRSTPKKNENLDIDFSLISDQDLAIIEADVYWSMSMFIQSIQDNYIFAQPGIRRMLKDLEKLVSRIDAPLFVHLQAEGINFVQFAFRWMNCLLMRELPMSIVIRLWDTYISEGRQFSSLHTYFCASLLISFSKELRESDFQNLMMFLHHLPTEDWTIESIEPLISQAYMWQTYYNNSPSHLKTL
- the LOC126318209 gene encoding vacuolar protein sorting-associated protein 29-like isoform X2; translated protein: MLVLIAGDLHIPHRTSCIPAQFRKLLAPNKVQHTLITGNLCLKEQYEYFFSLCNDVHVVKGDFDEENYPTEKVINIGGYKIGLIHGHQIVPFGDKEAFLAVQRRLDTDILVSGHTHQMSSWEDQGKLFLNPGSITGAYTGFTAQVVPSFMLLDITESGICVYMYELKENMSINRIYFGGPSTKPSSSLDTPNEEKCED
- the LOC126318210 gene encoding probable small nuclear ribonucleoprotein G, whose amino-acid sequence is MNKVGGPDLKKFMEKRLLVKINGGRQVTGILRGYDQYLNLVLDNAVEEVSSTERNQMGSTFIRGSSVLMVEPVVKS